A window of Oncorhynchus kisutch isolate 150728-3 linkage group LG10, Okis_V2, whole genome shotgun sequence contains these coding sequences:
- the LOC109883671 gene encoding myosin-binding protein C, fast-type-like isoform X10, translated as MPEAKKPAAKTDKAAAAPADKELPDDETVPGGQSELTGLFVERPESTTVTKGKNVTFVAKVDSSDLLRKPNMKWLKGKWLDLGSKAGKHVQFKEAYDRNSKVYTYEMSIIKVVEGDAGGYRCEVTSKDKCDSCTFEVTVEAVQEEQPANILDAFKRSGIKGAKKGGDAGEDAGDLDFSALLKKREKKARDEPKEDVDVWEILKDAKPCDYEKIAFDYGITDLRGLLKRLKKMKKVEPKKSDAFLKKLEQCYSVDKGKRTQMHVELHDPNVQVKWLKNGVEIKPSAKYVFECVGNKRTLTINKSNLSDDAAYECVVGEEKSFTEVFVKEPPVTITKLLDDVHVVVGEKVEFECEVSEEGANVKWMKDGVELTKDGKYRIKKDGKKHTLVINEATIEDIGMYYVYTNGGESKGELEVEAKELEVLQSIADLSVKACEQAMFKCEVSDEKVVGKWFKDGVEVKPGNRIKMSHIGRIHKLTIDDVKPQDDGNYTFVPEGYALSLSAKLNFIEIKIEYVPRQDPPKIHLDTSSTGSKNTIVVVAGNKLRLDVEITGEPVPTVCWMKGDTVISEAEGRVRVETRTTLSSFVIEGAERTDEGQYSIIVTNPAGEDRAELTVKIVDVPNPPENVRCMGVGEDTATITWDPPKFDGGAPIKGYLMERKKQGSSRWTKLNFEVFESTTYEAKKMIEGVFYEMRVFAVNGIGISQPSGNSKPFMPIAPTSEPTRLTVEDVTDSTCALKWRPPERVGAGGVDGYIIEWCKEGEDNWVEANKEPVDKNTYRVKGLPTGEKLLFRVVAMNIAGRSPPCTMKQSVIIREIMEYPKIRLPRQLRTKFIRKVGEKINLVIPFQGKPRPVVNWLKDGEPLENKSVGIRTSDFDTILFIRSAERDHSGTYTLSVQIDNMQDKADIHIQIVDKPGPPINVMVTDVWGFNAALEWKPPKDTGNTDITGYTIQKADKKTQGWFTVYEHNRRPSCTASDLVMGNEYSFRVFSENICGLSDEVAFSKNTAIIGKTDLEYNKPAFKEKDMSSSPKFTAPLVDRVVVAGYSTAISCAVRAYPKAKIVWMKNKMIIGEDPKFLMQNNQGVLTLNIRKPGQFDGGKYSCKAINDLGEDEVECRLEVRVLKEKKEGDEEKK; from the exons AGACTGTCCCAGGAGGGCAGTCCGAGCTGACCGGACTATTTGTAGAGAGGCCAGAGAGCACTACAGTAACCAAAG GGAAGAACGTCACCTTTGTGGCTAAAGTGGACTCATCTGACCTGCTGAGGAAGCCCAACATGAAATGGCTGAAAGGGAAGTGGCTGGACCTGGGCAGCAAGGCTGGCAAGCACGTGCAGTTTAAAGAGGCCTATGACAGGAactccaag GtctacacatatgagatgagcatcATCAAAGTAGTGGAAGGAGACGCAGGTGGCTACCGTTGTGAGGTCACCTCCAAAGACAAGTGTGACAGCTGTACATTTGAAGTCACAGTGGAAG CCGTACAAGAGGAGCAGCCCGCCAACATCCTGGATGCCTTCAAGCGATC AGGCATAAAAGGCGCCAAAAAAGG GGGAGATGCAGGAGAGGATGCAGGTGACCTGGACTTCAGTGCCCTCCTCAAAAAAAG gGAAAAAAAGGCGAGGGACGAGCCCAAAGAGGATGTGGATGTGTGGGAGATCCTGAAGGATGCTAAGCCATGTGACTATGAGAAGATTGCCTTTGACTACGGCATCACAGACCTCAGGGGCCTGCTCAAGAGACTGAAGAAGATGAAGAAGGTGGAACCCAAGAAGAGTGACg cctTCCTGAAGAAGCTAGAGCAATGTTACTCTGTGGACAAGGGCAAGAGGACCCAGATGCATGTTGAGCTCCATGACCCCAACGTTCAGGTCAAATGGCTGAAGAACGGAGTGGAGATCAAACCCTCTGCCAA GTATGTGTTTGAGTGCGTGGGCAACAAACGGACACTCACCATCAACAAGAGCAACCTGTCTGACGATGCAGCCTATGAGTGTGtggtgggagaggagaagagcttCACTGAAGTCTTTGTCAAAG AGCCCCCGGTCACCATCACCAAGCTGCTGGACGATGTGCATGTAGTGGTGGGAGAGAAGGTGGAGTTTGAGTgtgaggtgtcagaggaaggagcCAACGTCAAATG gatgaaagatggagttgagcTGACCAAGGATGGGAAGTACAGGATAAAGAAGGATGGGAAGAAACACACTCTGGTCATCAATGAAGCAACCATAGAGGACATCGGAATGTACTATGTTTACACTAATGGGGGAGAATCCAAAGGAGAACTGGAAGTGGAAG CCAAGGAGCTGGAGGTTCTGCAGAGTATAGCTGACCTGTCGGTGAAGGCGTGTGAACAGGCCATGTTCAAGTGTGAGGTGTCTGATGAGAAGGTGGTGGGCAAGTGGTTCAAGGATGGTGTGGAGGTCAAACCCGGCAACCGCATCAAGATGTCACACATCGGAAG GATCCACAAGCTGACGATTGATGACGTGAAGCCGCAGGACGATGGAAACTACACCTTTGTCCCTGAAGGATACGCACTCTCCCTCTCCGCTAAACTCAACTTCAttg AAATCAAGATCGAATATGTTCCACGCCAAG ACCCTCCCAAAATCCACCTGGACACTAGTAGCACGGGCAGCAAGAACACCATTGTTGTGGTGGCTGGCAACAAGCTCCGCCTTGATGTGGAGATCACAGGAGAGCCTGTCCCCACTGTGTGCTGGATGAAAGGAGACACT GTGATATCGGAGGCAGAGGGCAGAGTGAGGGTGGAAACCAGGACCACTCTGAGCAGCTTTGTCATTGAGGGGGCGGAGCGGACAGACGAAGGCCAGTACTCCATCATAGTGACCAACCCAGCCGGAGAGGACAGGGCTGAGCTCACCGTCAAGATTGTTG ATGTGCCTAACCCTCCAGAGAACGTCAGATGTATGGGAGTTGGCGAGGACACAGCCACCATTACATGGGATCCCCCCAAATTTGACGGGGGTGCGCCCATCAAAG GCTACCTGATGGAGAGGAAGAAGCAGGGTTCCTCCAGGTGGACCAAGCTGAACTTTGAGGTGTTTGAGTCAACCACGTACGAGGCTAAGAAGATGATTGAGGGTGTTTTTTATGAGATGAGAGTGTTTGCTGTCAACGGGATCGGGATCTCCCAGCCCAGCGGCAACTCAAAGCCCTTCATGCCCATAG cccctacCAGTGAGCCCACTCGTCTGACGGTGGAGGATGTGACAGACAGCACCTGTGCCCTGAAGTGGCGTCCTCCAGAGAGGGTTGGAGCAGGGGGCGTTGACGGGTACATAATCGAGTGGTGCAAAGAAGGAG AGGATAACTGGGTAGAAGCCAATAAGGAGCCAGTGGACAAGAACACGTACCGTGTGAAGGGGCTGCCAACAGGAGAGAAGCTCTTGTTCAGAGTGGTGGCTATGAACATCGCTGGACGCAGCCCCCCCTGCACCATGAAACAGTCTGTCATCATCAGAGAGATCATGG AGTACCCAAAGATCCGCCTGCCTCGCCAGCTAAGAACCAAGTTCATCAGGAAAGTGGGCGAGAAGATCAACCTGGTCATCCCCTTCCAG GGGAAGCCTCGCCCCGTGGTCAACTGGCTGAAAGATGGTGAGCCCCTGGAGAATAAGTCGGTGGGCATCCGCACCAGTGACTTTGACACCATCCTGTTCATCCGCTCGGCAGAAAGGGACCACTCTGGGACGTACACCCTGTCTGTCCAGATAGACAACATGCAGGACAAGGCTGACATACACATCCAGATCGTAG acaagccaGGTCCTCCTATAAATGTGATGGTAACAGATGTGTGGGGTTTCAATGCTGCTCTGGAGTGGAAGCCCCCCAAAGACACAGGCAACACTGATATCACCGGCTACACCATCCAGAAGGCTGACAAGAAGACCCAG ggtTGGTTCACAGTGTACGAGCACAACCGCCGGCCCAGCTGCACAGCGTCTGACCTGGTCATGGGGAACGAGTACTCCTTCCGTGTGTTCAGTGAGAACATCTGTGGCTTGAGCGATGAGGTGGCCTTCAGCAAGAACACTGCCATCATAGGAAAAACAG ATCTGGAGTACAACAAACCAGCCTTCAAAGAGAAGGACATGAGCAGCTCCCCCAAGTTTACAGCTCCCCTAGTGGACAGGGTTGTTGTTGCAGGCTACAGTACTGCCATCAGCTGTGCTGTCCGGGCCTACCCTAAg gCTAAGATAGTGTGGATGAAGAACAAGATGATCATCGGAGAGGATCCTAAATTCTTGATGCAGAACAACCAGGGGGTGTTGACCCTGAACATCAGGAAGCCCGGCCAGTTTGACGGGGGCAAGTACTCCTGTAAGGCCATCAACGACCTGGGGGAGGACGAGGTGGAGTGCAGGCTGGAAGTCCGAG TCTTAAAGGAGAAGAaagaaggagacgaggagaagaaaTGA
- the LOC109883671 gene encoding myosin-binding protein C, fast-type-like isoform X12, translating to MPEAKKPEAEPEGIAAKTDKAAAAPADKELPDDETVPGGQSELTGLFVERPESTTVTKGKNVTFVAKVDSSDLLRKPNMKWLKGKWLDLGSKAGKHVQFKEAYDRNSKVYTYEMSIIKVVEGDAGGYRCEVTSKDKCDSCTFEVTVEAVQEEQPANILDAFKRSGDAGEDAGDLDFSALLKKREKKARDEPKEDVDVWEILKDAKPCDYEKIAFDYGITDLRGLLKRLKKMKKVEPKKSDAFLKKLEQCYSVDKGKRTQMHVELHDPNVQVKWLKNGVEIKPSAKYVFECVGNKRTLTINKSNLSDDAAYECVVGEEKSFTEVFVKEPPVTITKLLDDVHVVVGEKVEFECEVSEEGANVKWMKDGVELTKDGKYRIKKDGKKHTLVINEATIEDIGMYYVYTNGGESKGELEVEAKELEVLQSIADLSVKACEQAMFKCEVSDEKVVGKWFKDGVEVKPGNRIKMSHIGRIHKLTIDDVKPQDDGNYTFVPEGYALSLSAKLNFIEIKIEYVPRQDPPKIHLDTSSTGSKNTIVVVAGNKLRLDVEITGEPVPTVCWMKGDTVISEAEGRVRVETRTTLSSFVIEGAERTDEGQYSIIVTNPAGEDRAELTVKIVDVPNPPENVRCMGVGEDTATITWDPPKFDGGAPIKGYLMERKKQGSSRWTKLNFEVFESTTYEAKKMIEGVFYEMRVFAVNGIGISQPSGNSKPFMPIAPTSEPTRLTVEDVTDSTCALKWRPPERVGAGGVDGYIIEWCKEGEDNWVEANKEPVDKNTYRVKGLPTGEKLLFRVVAMNIAGRSPPCTMKQSVIIREIMEYPKIRLPRQLRTKFIRKVGEKINLVIPFQGKPRPVVNWLKDGEPLENKSVGIRTSDFDTILFIRSAERDHSGTYTLSVQIDNMQDKADIHIQIVDKPGPPINVMVTDVWGFNAALEWKPPKDTGNTDITGYTIQKADKKTQGWFTVYEHNRRPSCTASDLVMGNEYSFRVFSENICGLSDEVAFSKNTAIIGKTDLEYNKPAFKEKDMSSSPKFTAPLVDRVVVAGYSTAISCAVRAYPKAKIVWMKNKMIIGEDPKFLMQNNQGVLTLNIRKPGQFDGGKYSCKAINDLGEDEVECRLEVRVLKEKKEGDEEKK from the exons AGACTGTCCCAGGAGGGCAGTCCGAGCTGACCGGACTATTTGTAGAGAGGCCAGAGAGCACTACAGTAACCAAAG GGAAGAACGTCACCTTTGTGGCTAAAGTGGACTCATCTGACCTGCTGAGGAAGCCCAACATGAAATGGCTGAAAGGGAAGTGGCTGGACCTGGGCAGCAAGGCTGGCAAGCACGTGCAGTTTAAAGAGGCCTATGACAGGAactccaag GtctacacatatgagatgagcatcATCAAAGTAGTGGAAGGAGACGCAGGTGGCTACCGTTGTGAGGTCACCTCCAAAGACAAGTGTGACAGCTGTACATTTGAAGTCACAGTGGAAG CCGTACAAGAGGAGCAGCCCGCCAACATCCTGGATGCCTTCAAGCGATC GGGAGATGCAGGAGAGGATGCAGGTGACCTGGACTTCAGTGCCCTCCTCAAAAAAAG gGAAAAAAAGGCGAGGGACGAGCCCAAAGAGGATGTGGATGTGTGGGAGATCCTGAAGGATGCTAAGCCATGTGACTATGAGAAGATTGCCTTTGACTACGGCATCACAGACCTCAGGGGCCTGCTCAAGAGACTGAAGAAGATGAAGAAGGTGGAACCCAAGAAGAGTGACg cctTCCTGAAGAAGCTAGAGCAATGTTACTCTGTGGACAAGGGCAAGAGGACCCAGATGCATGTTGAGCTCCATGACCCCAACGTTCAGGTCAAATGGCTGAAGAACGGAGTGGAGATCAAACCCTCTGCCAA GTATGTGTTTGAGTGCGTGGGCAACAAACGGACACTCACCATCAACAAGAGCAACCTGTCTGACGATGCAGCCTATGAGTGTGtggtgggagaggagaagagcttCACTGAAGTCTTTGTCAAAG AGCCCCCGGTCACCATCACCAAGCTGCTGGACGATGTGCATGTAGTGGTGGGAGAGAAGGTGGAGTTTGAGTgtgaggtgtcagaggaaggagcCAACGTCAAATG gatgaaagatggagttgagcTGACCAAGGATGGGAAGTACAGGATAAAGAAGGATGGGAAGAAACACACTCTGGTCATCAATGAAGCAACCATAGAGGACATCGGAATGTACTATGTTTACACTAATGGGGGAGAATCCAAAGGAGAACTGGAAGTGGAAG CCAAGGAGCTGGAGGTTCTGCAGAGTATAGCTGACCTGTCGGTGAAGGCGTGTGAACAGGCCATGTTCAAGTGTGAGGTGTCTGATGAGAAGGTGGTGGGCAAGTGGTTCAAGGATGGTGTGGAGGTCAAACCCGGCAACCGCATCAAGATGTCACACATCGGAAG GATCCACAAGCTGACGATTGATGACGTGAAGCCGCAGGACGATGGAAACTACACCTTTGTCCCTGAAGGATACGCACTCTCCCTCTCCGCTAAACTCAACTTCAttg AAATCAAGATCGAATATGTTCCACGCCAAG ACCCTCCCAAAATCCACCTGGACACTAGTAGCACGGGCAGCAAGAACACCATTGTTGTGGTGGCTGGCAACAAGCTCCGCCTTGATGTGGAGATCACAGGAGAGCCTGTCCCCACTGTGTGCTGGATGAAAGGAGACACT GTGATATCGGAGGCAGAGGGCAGAGTGAGGGTGGAAACCAGGACCACTCTGAGCAGCTTTGTCATTGAGGGGGCGGAGCGGACAGACGAAGGCCAGTACTCCATCATAGTGACCAACCCAGCCGGAGAGGACAGGGCTGAGCTCACCGTCAAGATTGTTG ATGTGCCTAACCCTCCAGAGAACGTCAGATGTATGGGAGTTGGCGAGGACACAGCCACCATTACATGGGATCCCCCCAAATTTGACGGGGGTGCGCCCATCAAAG GCTACCTGATGGAGAGGAAGAAGCAGGGTTCCTCCAGGTGGACCAAGCTGAACTTTGAGGTGTTTGAGTCAACCACGTACGAGGCTAAGAAGATGATTGAGGGTGTTTTTTATGAGATGAGAGTGTTTGCTGTCAACGGGATCGGGATCTCCCAGCCCAGCGGCAACTCAAAGCCCTTCATGCCCATAG cccctacCAGTGAGCCCACTCGTCTGACGGTGGAGGATGTGACAGACAGCACCTGTGCCCTGAAGTGGCGTCCTCCAGAGAGGGTTGGAGCAGGGGGCGTTGACGGGTACATAATCGAGTGGTGCAAAGAAGGAG AGGATAACTGGGTAGAAGCCAATAAGGAGCCAGTGGACAAGAACACGTACCGTGTGAAGGGGCTGCCAACAGGAGAGAAGCTCTTGTTCAGAGTGGTGGCTATGAACATCGCTGGACGCAGCCCCCCCTGCACCATGAAACAGTCTGTCATCATCAGAGAGATCATGG AGTACCCAAAGATCCGCCTGCCTCGCCAGCTAAGAACCAAGTTCATCAGGAAAGTGGGCGAGAAGATCAACCTGGTCATCCCCTTCCAG GGGAAGCCTCGCCCCGTGGTCAACTGGCTGAAAGATGGTGAGCCCCTGGAGAATAAGTCGGTGGGCATCCGCACCAGTGACTTTGACACCATCCTGTTCATCCGCTCGGCAGAAAGGGACCACTCTGGGACGTACACCCTGTCTGTCCAGATAGACAACATGCAGGACAAGGCTGACATACACATCCAGATCGTAG acaagccaGGTCCTCCTATAAATGTGATGGTAACAGATGTGTGGGGTTTCAATGCTGCTCTGGAGTGGAAGCCCCCCAAAGACACAGGCAACACTGATATCACCGGCTACACCATCCAGAAGGCTGACAAGAAGACCCAG ggtTGGTTCACAGTGTACGAGCACAACCGCCGGCCCAGCTGCACAGCGTCTGACCTGGTCATGGGGAACGAGTACTCCTTCCGTGTGTTCAGTGAGAACATCTGTGGCTTGAGCGATGAGGTGGCCTTCAGCAAGAACACTGCCATCATAGGAAAAACAG ATCTGGAGTACAACAAACCAGCCTTCAAAGAGAAGGACATGAGCAGCTCCCCCAAGTTTACAGCTCCCCTAGTGGACAGGGTTGTTGTTGCAGGCTACAGTACTGCCATCAGCTGTGCTGTCCGGGCCTACCCTAAg gCTAAGATAGTGTGGATGAAGAACAAGATGATCATCGGAGAGGATCCTAAATTCTTGATGCAGAACAACCAGGGGGTGTTGACCCTGAACATCAGGAAGCCCGGCCAGTTTGACGGGGGCAAGTACTCCTGTAAGGCCATCAACGACCTGGGGGAGGACGAGGTGGAGTGCAGGCTGGAAGTCCGAG TCTTAAAGGAGAAGAaagaaggagacgaggagaagaaaTGA
- the LOC109883671 gene encoding myosin-binding protein C, fast-type-like isoform X9: protein MPEAKKPEAEPEGIAAKTDKAAAAPADKETVPGGQSELTGLFVERPESTTVTKGKNVTFVAKVDSSDLLRKPNMKWLKGKWLDLGSKAGKHVQFKEAYDRNSKVYTYEMSIIKVVEGDAGGYRCEVTSKDKCDSCTFEVTVEAVQEEQPANILDAFKRSGIKGAKKGGDAGEDAGDLDFSALLKKREKKARDEPKEDVDVWEILKDAKPCDYEKIAFDYGITDLRGLLKRLKKMKKVEPKKSDAFLKKLEQCYSVDKGKRTQMHVELHDPNVQVKWLKNGVEIKPSAKYVFECVGNKRTLTINKSNLSDDAAYECVVGEEKSFTEVFVKEPPVTITKLLDDVHVVVGEKVEFECEVSEEGANVKWMKDGVELTKDGKYRIKKDGKKHTLVINEATIEDIGMYYVYTNGGESKGELEVEAKELEVLQSIADLSVKACEQAMFKCEVSDEKVVGKWFKDGVEVKPGNRIKMSHIGRIHKLTIDDVKPQDDGNYTFVPEGYALSLSAKLNFIEIKIEYVPRQDPPKIHLDTSSTGSKNTIVVVAGNKLRLDVEITGEPVPTVCWMKGDTVISEAEGRVRVETRTTLSSFVIEGAERTDEGQYSIIVTNPAGEDRAELTVKIVDVPNPPENVRCMGVGEDTATITWDPPKFDGGAPIKGYLMERKKQGSSRWTKLNFEVFESTTYEAKKMIEGVFYEMRVFAVNGIGISQPSGNSKPFMPIAPTSEPTRLTVEDVTDSTCALKWRPPERVGAGGVDGYIIEWCKEGEDNWVEANKEPVDKNTYRVKGLPTGEKLLFRVVAMNIAGRSPPCTMKQSVIIREIMEYPKIRLPRQLRTKFIRKVGEKINLVIPFQGKPRPVVNWLKDGEPLENKSVGIRTSDFDTILFIRSAERDHSGTYTLSVQIDNMQDKADIHIQIVDKPGPPINVMVTDVWGFNAALEWKPPKDTGNTDITGYTIQKADKKTQGWFTVYEHNRRPSCTASDLVMGNEYSFRVFSENICGLSDEVAFSKNTAIIGKTDLEYNKPAFKEKDMSSSPKFTAPLVDRVVVAGYSTAISCAVRAYPKAKIVWMKNKMIIGEDPKFLMQNNQGVLTLNIRKPGQFDGGKYSCKAINDLGEDEVECRLEVRVLKEKKEGDEEKK from the exons AGACTGTCCCAGGAGGGCAGTCCGAGCTGACCGGACTATTTGTAGAGAGGCCAGAGAGCACTACAGTAACCAAAG GGAAGAACGTCACCTTTGTGGCTAAAGTGGACTCATCTGACCTGCTGAGGAAGCCCAACATGAAATGGCTGAAAGGGAAGTGGCTGGACCTGGGCAGCAAGGCTGGCAAGCACGTGCAGTTTAAAGAGGCCTATGACAGGAactccaag GtctacacatatgagatgagcatcATCAAAGTAGTGGAAGGAGACGCAGGTGGCTACCGTTGTGAGGTCACCTCCAAAGACAAGTGTGACAGCTGTACATTTGAAGTCACAGTGGAAG CCGTACAAGAGGAGCAGCCCGCCAACATCCTGGATGCCTTCAAGCGATC AGGCATAAAAGGCGCCAAAAAAGG GGGAGATGCAGGAGAGGATGCAGGTGACCTGGACTTCAGTGCCCTCCTCAAAAAAAG gGAAAAAAAGGCGAGGGACGAGCCCAAAGAGGATGTGGATGTGTGGGAGATCCTGAAGGATGCTAAGCCATGTGACTATGAGAAGATTGCCTTTGACTACGGCATCACAGACCTCAGGGGCCTGCTCAAGAGACTGAAGAAGATGAAGAAGGTGGAACCCAAGAAGAGTGACg cctTCCTGAAGAAGCTAGAGCAATGTTACTCTGTGGACAAGGGCAAGAGGACCCAGATGCATGTTGAGCTCCATGACCCCAACGTTCAGGTCAAATGGCTGAAGAACGGAGTGGAGATCAAACCCTCTGCCAA GTATGTGTTTGAGTGCGTGGGCAACAAACGGACACTCACCATCAACAAGAGCAACCTGTCTGACGATGCAGCCTATGAGTGTGtggtgggagaggagaagagcttCACTGAAGTCTTTGTCAAAG AGCCCCCGGTCACCATCACCAAGCTGCTGGACGATGTGCATGTAGTGGTGGGAGAGAAGGTGGAGTTTGAGTgtgaggtgtcagaggaaggagcCAACGTCAAATG gatgaaagatggagttgagcTGACCAAGGATGGGAAGTACAGGATAAAGAAGGATGGGAAGAAACACACTCTGGTCATCAATGAAGCAACCATAGAGGACATCGGAATGTACTATGTTTACACTAATGGGGGAGAATCCAAAGGAGAACTGGAAGTGGAAG CCAAGGAGCTGGAGGTTCTGCAGAGTATAGCTGACCTGTCGGTGAAGGCGTGTGAACAGGCCATGTTCAAGTGTGAGGTGTCTGATGAGAAGGTGGTGGGCAAGTGGTTCAAGGATGGTGTGGAGGTCAAACCCGGCAACCGCATCAAGATGTCACACATCGGAAG GATCCACAAGCTGACGATTGATGACGTGAAGCCGCAGGACGATGGAAACTACACCTTTGTCCCTGAAGGATACGCACTCTCCCTCTCCGCTAAACTCAACTTCAttg AAATCAAGATCGAATATGTTCCACGCCAAG ACCCTCCCAAAATCCACCTGGACACTAGTAGCACGGGCAGCAAGAACACCATTGTTGTGGTGGCTGGCAACAAGCTCCGCCTTGATGTGGAGATCACAGGAGAGCCTGTCCCCACTGTGTGCTGGATGAAAGGAGACACT GTGATATCGGAGGCAGAGGGCAGAGTGAGGGTGGAAACCAGGACCACTCTGAGCAGCTTTGTCATTGAGGGGGCGGAGCGGACAGACGAAGGCCAGTACTCCATCATAGTGACCAACCCAGCCGGAGAGGACAGGGCTGAGCTCACCGTCAAGATTGTTG ATGTGCCTAACCCTCCAGAGAACGTCAGATGTATGGGAGTTGGCGAGGACACAGCCACCATTACATGGGATCCCCCCAAATTTGACGGGGGTGCGCCCATCAAAG GCTACCTGATGGAGAGGAAGAAGCAGGGTTCCTCCAGGTGGACCAAGCTGAACTTTGAGGTGTTTGAGTCAACCACGTACGAGGCTAAGAAGATGATTGAGGGTGTTTTTTATGAGATGAGAGTGTTTGCTGTCAACGGGATCGGGATCTCCCAGCCCAGCGGCAACTCAAAGCCCTTCATGCCCATAG cccctacCAGTGAGCCCACTCGTCTGACGGTGGAGGATGTGACAGACAGCACCTGTGCCCTGAAGTGGCGTCCTCCAGAGAGGGTTGGAGCAGGGGGCGTTGACGGGTACATAATCGAGTGGTGCAAAGAAGGAG AGGATAACTGGGTAGAAGCCAATAAGGAGCCAGTGGACAAGAACACGTACCGTGTGAAGGGGCTGCCAACAGGAGAGAAGCTCTTGTTCAGAGTGGTGGCTATGAACATCGCTGGACGCAGCCCCCCCTGCACCATGAAACAGTCTGTCATCATCAGAGAGATCATGG AGTACCCAAAGATCCGCCTGCCTCGCCAGCTAAGAACCAAGTTCATCAGGAAAGTGGGCGAGAAGATCAACCTGGTCATCCCCTTCCAG GGGAAGCCTCGCCCCGTGGTCAACTGGCTGAAAGATGGTGAGCCCCTGGAGAATAAGTCGGTGGGCATCCGCACCAGTGACTTTGACACCATCCTGTTCATCCGCTCGGCAGAAAGGGACCACTCTGGGACGTACACCCTGTCTGTCCAGATAGACAACATGCAGGACAAGGCTGACATACACATCCAGATCGTAG acaagccaGGTCCTCCTATAAATGTGATGGTAACAGATGTGTGGGGTTTCAATGCTGCTCTGGAGTGGAAGCCCCCCAAAGACACAGGCAACACTGATATCACCGGCTACACCATCCAGAAGGCTGACAAGAAGACCCAG ggtTGGTTCACAGTGTACGAGCACAACCGCCGGCCCAGCTGCACAGCGTCTGACCTGGTCATGGGGAACGAGTACTCCTTCCGTGTGTTCAGTGAGAACATCTGTGGCTTGAGCGATGAGGTGGCCTTCAGCAAGAACACTGCCATCATAGGAAAAACAG ATCTGGAGTACAACAAACCAGCCTTCAAAGAGAAGGACATGAGCAGCTCCCCCAAGTTTACAGCTCCCCTAGTGGACAGGGTTGTTGTTGCAGGCTACAGTACTGCCATCAGCTGTGCTGTCCGGGCCTACCCTAAg gCTAAGATAGTGTGGATGAAGAACAAGATGATCATCGGAGAGGATCCTAAATTCTTGATGCAGAACAACCAGGGGGTGTTGACCCTGAACATCAGGAAGCCCGGCCAGTTTGACGGGGGCAAGTACTCCTGTAAGGCCATCAACGACCTGGGGGAGGACGAGGTGGAGTGCAGGCTGGAAGTCCGAG TCTTAAAGGAGAAGAaagaaggagacgaggagaagaaaTGA